A stretch of DNA from Mucilaginibacter daejeonensis:
GCTCCGGGAGCTTTACTAAAACCTGGGTAGGGCAGGTAAGCGCTCTCGGTCCATTCCCAGCTTTTACCCCATTTGAATTGGGGAGCAGCGGCTTCCCACTCAAATTCGGTAGGTAAGCGCATTCCTTTCCATGATGCGTACGCATAAGCCTCATAAAAGCTGATATGGCCAACGCTATCATGCAGGTGAACCGGCTCCAACCCACGGAAAGTGTAAACATGCCACTCCCCATCAATGTTGTGCCAGTACATGGGAGCGGTAACCTGGGTGGTCTTTACCCAATCCCAGGCCTCGGCGTGCCAGTATCTGAAATCCTGGTAACCACCGGCCTCAATAAACTCGAGATAATCGGCATTGGTCACCAGTTTGCTGCTGATCTGATAGGTGTTCAAGTATACCTTGTGCCTGTTCAGTTCATTATCGAAGCAAAAGCCGCTTCCGTTATGCCCTATCTCATAAATGCCTTCAGGCATGTTGATGAAACCTTCCTGACCTTCATCTTTAGGTGACGAATAAGCTTTGTTATACGCAGGGAACAGTGGGTTGTGACCCAATATGTACTTGATATCGTAATACAACAGTTCCTGGTGCTGCTCCTCATGATTAAGGCCGAGTACTAAAAGCTCTTCAACATCGGGCGATGGCTCATGGCATAAGAACCTGTACATGGCCTCGTCCACATACTCGCGATAGCGATAAATGTCCAGTACGGTAGGCCGGCTCAAGTTGCCCCTATCAGTACGGATCACGCGGGCACCTACCGTTTCATAATAGCTGTTAAATACAAAATTGTAGCTGGCATCATACTCCTGGTACCCCATAAAATAAGGTTTGAGTATGAAGGTCTCGAAGAACCATGTGGTATGCCCAATGTGCCACTTAGGTGGACTCACATCTACAACAGGTTGTACAACATAGTCTTCGGTTTGTAGGTAACTGCAAATATCTTCGGTGTGCCGGCGAACGGCTTTATAACGATCGACCAGTGTCATTTACTATTAGTTCGTTTCCAAAAAGCGTTTGAGGTCTGAAATTGTTTTAATACCCAACTCATTCGAGCGCTGCTTGAGCATCATCAGCGCATAGGCGTTATTGAAGCCGATAGGCTTTAACCAGCTGATCTTATAGCGATCAGCGAACTGCTTTTTCACGTAAGCATAGGTCTTATCCTTATCGGCACCCACCTGCTGCAACAGCTCGGCAGACGGCTGCAACAGCACTAATAGCCCTGTGCCGGTATATTCGGGGTATAGGTCGATCTGGTCGTTGGTCAGCGCATCGAAACAGATCTTGGTCCCACCCAGTCCGGTCTTGGCCGATGTGGTATAATCGGTGTTGCCTTCGATCAGCATTTTGTACATGGCAGCCAGTATATATTGTTCTCCAAAAACCTTAGAGCCTATACGAATAACACCGGCCTGGCCATTCCGGCTCGGTTTGTAGAGACCCTGCGCGACCAGGAAATCTTTGGCCACACGTTCTGGTGTTTGATGCAGGTTATCGGTACGATAATTCAGGTCGGTCATGATGCTGTCGGTAATATGACCGGCCAACAGATCAAGCGCCGCCTCGAGTTCCGGATATTTTTTCAGGGCATCTTCCCTCACTATGGGTGCCGCATAGTATGGCGGAAATATATGCTTATCATCTTCCAAAGTGATCAGCCCGTAAGCCTTTAGCCGGCCATCGGTCGAGTATCCGCTGATCACATCGATCTGCTTTTCATAGGCGGCCTTATACATCACCGCATCGTTGATCACAATAGTGTTGATCTTGAGGCCATACTTTTGCTGTAGGCCTAAGTTGCCATCCTGTCGGCCCATAAATTCGGGAGTGAAACCGGCGGTCAGTTTATCGGTCTTGGTCTTTGGTATCACATAGATGACCGCCAGCACAATGACCGCTACTGGTGCAGCATACATGATCAGTTTAAGCTTTTTAAAGCTGGTACGCTGAATAACTGCCAATAACACATCGAACAAAATGGCTAAAAGTGCTGCTGGTATTGCCCCAGCCAATATCATGTTTGAATTATTGAGCGATATTCCGCCGAAGATAAATTCACCCAGTCCTCCTGCAGCAATGTAGGATGCCAGGGTAGCAACGCCAACATTGATCACGGTAGCGGTGCGTATGCCTGCCAGTATCACAGGCATGGCTAAGGGAAGCTCAACCTTGAACAAGATCTGACCACTGCTCATACCCATGGCCTGGGCGGCTTCTTTAACGGAAGCATCAACACCGGTAATGCCGGTATACGCGTTGCGGATGATAGGAAGCAACGCGTAGAGGAATAGTGCAACGATGGCAGGCGTAGCGCCAATACCCAAGAGTGGGATCATAAAACCGAGCAAAGCGATACTGGGAATAGTTTGCAGAACACCCGCAATGCCGAGCACTGTGCCAGACAGTTGCTTTTTACGGGCGATCAATATTCCCAATGGCAAGCCAATGATGACCGCTATGATCAGCGAAACGATGGTGAGACCGATATGCTGAACCGTTTGCGCAAGTAACTTGTCTTGCTGCTGATGCATGAACTGCCAAAGCGTTTGTTGCTGTTCGTTCATGCGGTCAGGGTGTTTTGATGTTGATACCAGGCTGACATCAATTGGTCGAACGTTACCGTTTTGGGTTCATGGGCGGGAGAGGGCATGATCAACAAGTGCTGGGGATGCTTGCGCTCCAGGATTTCCATGGCTGCCCAAATATTGGCGGTAGATGGAATGGTGAGGTCGGTCTTCGATACCTCTACCGCTGATGGAAGCAGGTCCCAGACATCGGTCAAATGAACGGCTTTTAACTCGAGCTGTAAGCGCTGCGAACGCAGAAAATCGCTTACAAACGTGTTCACCGGTTTAAAGAGTAACTCGGCCGGTGTGCCTAATTGAACGATGCTGCCTTTATCCATAATGGCAATGCGGTCGCCTAATTCAAAGGCCTCCTGTACGTCATGTGTTACCATTACGATGGTCTTGCGTTGGAGCTCATCCAGCTGCTTGAATTCTGACTGGATATTAGCACGAGTGATGTTATCTAATGCCCCAAAAGGCTCATCCATCAATAGCACAGGCGCATCGGTCATGAGCGCACGGGCCAGGCCTACACGCTGCTGTTGGCCGCCGCTCAATTGACGGGGATATTTATCAAGCAAATCAGTAGGTAAATGCAACTTGCTGATCAGCTCTTCGGTACGTTGACTGATCTGCGCGTTGCTCCATTTAAGCAGCTTCGGAACCACGGCGATGTTCTGCGAAATGGTATAATGTGGAAAAAGGCCAGTGTTCTGTAGTACATAACCTATGTTGCGCCGTAAAAGTTCAGGCTTTTGCAGGGTGATATCCTCATCGTTGATCAGCACCTGGCCCGAAGTAGGCTCAATAAGCCGGTTCAGCATTTTCAGGGTCGTGGTCTTGCCGCAACCGCTGGTGCCCAACAGGATCAGGTTCTCTCCTTCGCCCACCTCGAACGATACATCGTCGACCGCCACGGTTCGGCCATATTGTTTGCGCAGGTTTTGAACCTTGATCATGTTTAAAGTTAATAAGATCAGGCGTTGGTTGTTTGCGCGGTTGTGAAAATATTGGTTGCTTTATTTACAAAAAAGGGCCATCCTCATCGGACGGCCCTTTTTGTGTTCGTATCATTTATCTTACTTCTTAAATAACGAATCTACAAATCCCTTGCGGTCGAAGAGTTGTAGGTCATTCATTCCTTCGCCTACGCCTATATATTTCACCGGGATCTTAAATTGGTCAGATATCCCGATCACTACACCGCCTTTGGCCGTGCCGTCCAATTTGGTCAAGGCTAAGGCATTCACTGCCGTGGCTTCGGTGAATTGTTTACATTGCTCTATGGCGTTCTGGCCGGTAGAGGCGTCTAATACAAGCAAGATCTCGTGAGGAGCGTTGGGGATGACCTTTTGCATCACATTCTTGATCTTGGTAAGCTCATTCATCAAGCCTACCTTATTATGTAAACGGCCGGCGGTATCAATGATCACCACATCCTCACCATTAGATACGGCCGAACGCAGCGTATCATAAGCTACCGACGCAGGATCAGAACCCATGGCCTGGGCAACTACGCGCACGCCTACGCGTTCTCCCCATAGTAGGATCTGGTCAACAGCCGCCGCACGGAAAGTATCAGCAGCACCTAATACCACTTTATTTCCGGCTTGTTTCAGTTGATGGGCCAGCTTGCCAATGGTGGTGGTTTTACCCACACCATTAACGCCAACCACCATGATCACGTATGGTTTGTGGTCGCCGTACTCAAAGTTCTGGAAATCGTTGCTGTTATTTTCGGCCAGCAAGTGTTGTATCTCGTCGCGCAGGAGGGTGTTCAGGTCGGCAGTACTCACATACTTATCGCGGGCTACACGGGCCTGGATACGATCAATGATCTTCAGGGTAGTGGTCACACCCACATCTGAGGTCACCAATACCTCCTCCAGGTCATCAAGCACCTCGTCATCCACGGTCGACTTCCCGGCGATCACCTTAGTTATTTTGGAGAAAAAGCTATCCTTGGTCTTTTCAAGACCCGTGTCCAAAGCTTCTTGTTGCTGTGGTGTGGTGTCCTTTTTCTTAAAAAAATCGAATAGTCCCATGCGTTAAAATGTGCTGATCTTTATGTGCAGTGATGCAAATATAGCTAAAGCCACTCAACCCCTTGATGGCCGAACACTTATTATACAATTATATGAGATAATGCGTATCGCCTTTCGGAATACCGTAACAGAAAAAAGCCATCCCTGTATACAAGGACGGCTTCAAATATCTTTTAGTAAAAGAGCGGATAATTAAGCTTTAGCTTCGCTGATCGCGTCTTTAACGTGATCGTTGTGTACCATTTGCTCTTTGAATGAATAAGCACCTGTTTTAGGCGACTTGATCATCGTAATTACCTTTGAGTACTCTTTACCTTTACCGGTTTTCAGGGTTGCAACTACTTTCTTTGCCATATCTTTGTGGTGTTAGTAATTATTAGGTCATTGTGTTATTAGATCAACGGTCGTTAAATACGACCTGTACCGTATAACAAGTAACTTAATAACTAAAAATTACTTAATTTCTTTGTGAACGGTAACTTTACGCAGTACAGGGTTAAATTTCTTTAACTCTAAACGCTCGGTTGTATTTTTCTTGTTCTTGGTGGTAATGTAACGAGACATGCCCGGCATACCGCTCTCTTTATGCTCGGTGCACTCTAAGATCACCTGAACTCTGTTGCCTTTCTTTGCCATCTTATATGTTGGTGTTTGGGTTATTGAGTTATTAAGGTCATTGAGTTATCCAGCCAGTTGCAGTGAACGACCCAATAACTTTATCAACCAATAACTATCTACTATATATATCCTTTTTTAACAAATTTATTGATACAAGCAGTGATACCATTTTTGCTAATGGTCTTGATCGCTGAAGTAGATACTTTCAAAGTGATCCATTTATCTTCTTCAGGGATATAAAACTTCTTGATCTTCAGGTTAGGATAAAACTTACGGTTGGTCTTAACGTTCGAGTTCGATACGTTATGGCCGTTCAATGGGCTTTTTCCTGTTAAATCACAAATTCTTGACATGACAAAACTTTTTAATGTTTCTTTTTCTAAAAGAGTTTGCAAATATCAGAAAATTAAGAGGATAATGCAATAGTGCCTTCAAAAATAATTTTAAATCTTTTTGAACGACCGCTTGACCCGTCTCAATAACCAAAACCATTGTCTACCCGATCGCATTGTTAAAGATAGTTGTTTAATTATGGCCTATCAGCAACGATAACGATGGGTAAGTATCCAAGATCGTTTATATTGCGCCTACCAATTTAAATATTCTTACTTGTTATGAAAATCAATTCGTTCGACCATTACCACGAGGTCTTTAAACAGAGCGTTGAACAACCCGAGCAATTTTGGGAGAGCATAGCCGATACCTTCCAATGGCGAAAGAAATGGGACAAGACCCTTGAATGGAATTTTAAAGAGCCTAACATCAAATGGTTCCAGGGTGGTAAACTTAACATCACCGAGAATTGCCTCGACCGCCAGTTAGATAAAAATGGTGACACCCCCGCCATTATTTGGGAGCCCAACGACCCTACCGAAGATCACCGCATAATCACTTATAAACAGCTGTATGACAAGGTTTGCCAGTTCGCTAACGTGCTCAAGAACAATGGTGTAAAAAAAGGCGACCGCATTTGTATATACATGCCCATGATACCTGAGCTTGCTATTGCCGTGCTGGCCTGTGCGCGTATCGGTGCTGTACATTCGGTAATATTCGGTGGCTTTTCGGCACAATCTATTGCCGATCGCATACAAGATGCGCAATGCAACGTGGTGATCACCGCCGATGGTGGTTATCGTGGCGCCAAGGACCTGCCGCTGAAATCTGTGATCGATGATGCGCTGGTACAGTGCCCTTCGGTAAAACGGGTGATCGTACTAACCCGCAGTCACACACCGGTAAGTATGATCAAAGGCCGCGACGTATGGTGGGAAGATGAGATCAGAAAAGTAGAGACGCAAGGCAACCCTGATTGCCCTGCCGAGGAGATGGATGCCGAGGACATGTTATTCATCCTTTATACGTCCGGATCCACCGGTAAGCCAAAAGGGGTAGTACATACCTGCGGCGGCTACATGGTGTATGCGGGTTACACATTCGATACCGCGTTTCAATATCAGCCCGGCGAGGTGTACTTCTGTACCGCCGATATCGGTTGGATCACTGGTCATTCTTACATCGTATATGGTCCGCTAACACAAGGCGCTACGGCCGTGATGTTCGAAGGCGTACCTACCTGGCCGGATGCCGGTCGTTTGTGGGATATCGTCGAAAAATTTAAGGTAAATATTTTATATACCGCACCGACCGCCATCCGCTCGTTAATGAGCTTTGGGCTGGATATGGTAAAAGACAAAGACCTGAGTTCGCTGACCAAGCTGGGTTCGGTAGGAGAGCCACTGAACGAGGAGGCCTGGCACTGGTTCGATGAAAATGTGGGCCATGGTAATTGCCCGATCGTTGATACGTGGTGGCAAACTGAGACGGGTGGTTTCATGATATCGCCTATTGCCAACGTGACGCCGCTTAAGCCTGGTTATGCCAGCTTGCCGTTGCCGGGCGTACAACCGATACTGGTGGATGAGAATGGTAAAGAGATAGAGGGTAACGATGTAAGCGGGAACCTTTGTATCAAGTTTCCTTGGCCAGGCATGCTGCGCACCACTTACGGTGATCATGAGCGTTGCCGCACTACTTATTTCGCCACCTATCCTGATATGTATTTTACCGGCGACGGTAGCTTGCGCGATGCTGATGGCTATTACCGCATCACCGGTCGGGTGGATGACGTACTGAACGTATCAGGTCACCGTATAGGTACCGCCGAGGTGGAAAATGCTATCAATATGCACAGTAGCGTGGTGGAGTCGGCCGTGGTGGGTTACCCGCACGACATTAAAGGACAGGGCGTTTACGCATTTGTGATCAGTCCTGACAAACATGAGAACGAAGAACTGACCCGCAAGGATATCCTCATGACCGTAAGCCGGATCATTGGACCGATAGCCAAGCCTGACAAGATCCAATTTGTTAGCGGATTGCCTAAAACGCGCTCGGGCAAGATCATGCGTCGCATATTACGTAAGATCGCCGAAGGAGATACCTCTAACTTGGGCGATACCAGCACACTGCTGGATCCAAGCGTGGTGGACGAGATCAAAGACGGAGCTTTGTAACAAGGCCTTAAAAGTATGATTATAACGACCGGACGTTCGCAGAGCGGTCCGGTCTTGTTTTTAATAAGTGGCCGGTTCATCCATTTTACTTAACCATATTAGCCAGTGTTTATGTGGCGTTATACTTTGATCTTATTTTTTGTCGCTATCGGCCTCAGAAGCCAAGCGACCACTACTGGTAAGTGGCCAAGCCTGGTGACCGGTGGTAGTATTCAATTCAGCATCACCGAAGCTAAAATGCCTCTTAAGGACTTTGACGGCCGTATTATGACGGTAGTTTACCTGGAGCGACTGAAGCTGAGAAAGGTCGGCCGTAATAGTATTAAAAACGATGTGTCTTGGCTGTTGGCTCAGGGCTATAGGGTGGTGGAGCTTGACTATGCCCATCATCAAAAGGCCATCTCGCCCAACATCAACGCCGACATTATTGCCATCAATGACTCTATTAGCGCCGGAAAGTTTTGCGGTTTGCATGACTGCTCGCAATACCGGTCATACGTGCTTTTTGAAGGCTACCGATTGATGCGCGATGTGCCTTACTTTGTAGATGATCCAAAGGTGTACAACACGCCAAAGGAGTATTTTAAAGGCGATAGTTTGTACATGGACATCATTTATCCGGCCAACACGCGCAAACAGGTACCGGTGGTGCTCTCCTTCTCTTACAGCAACAGCTATGCTACCTATGATCAAGCCAAGGGAGTACTTACTGATCAAAACAAACATCAACGGCTAAAGCAGGCATACACACTGGCGGCATTCAATGATTCGTTTTTGGAAGGGGCGCCGGGTAGAGGCATAGCCTGGGCCATTGCGGATCATCCTAAATACTGTCCGTGGGGAAAAGGTCAACCGGTGAATGGCCGCAATGATACCTATCGCTCGTTTGAGGACGGCATAGATGCTGCCCGTAAGGTACGGTCAGGAATAAGGACATTGCGTACGATAGGCAAGAGTATAGGCTTATCGGGTAAGATAGGTATCTACGGCTTCTCAAGAGGCTCTACAGCAGGTTCAATGGCCATTGGCGACAGGAAGGTGCCGGCCATCGATACTGCCGGTTTTAACAAGGAAACTAACGCGCAGGTGCAGGCCGCTGCGCTTGGTCCGGGGGTGTTCGACCACACACAAATTTACAACACTATCAATGATGGCGATGCCAATCTGGAAACGCATTGCCCATGGGTTTGGGGCGAATTGGAGAAGAACCGTGCTGTTTGGGAGCGACAAGGCGCTGCTTACCTGGTCAATTCATCGGCTACTGCGCCTGTGATGTTCTTTCACAATACCGATGATGATCATTACTACGACGACCAGATCCAACATTTCAAGGCAAAGCTTTCATCTTTGAATGTGCCGGTGTTATCGATCACCAATTATGGCAAGGGCCATTCGGTACCGCAAACTGGAGAGGTGCTGTCGCAACTGTATGATTTTTTTGAGCAGTACTT
This window harbors:
- the egtB gene encoding ergothioneine biosynthesis protein EgtB — protein: MTLVDRYKAVRRHTEDICSYLQTEDYVVQPVVDVSPPKWHIGHTTWFFETFILKPYFMGYQEYDASYNFVFNSYYETVGARVIRTDRGNLSRPTVLDIYRYREYVDEAMYRFLCHEPSPDVEELLVLGLNHEEQHQELLYYDIKYILGHNPLFPAYNKAYSSPKDEGQEGFINMPEGIYEIGHNGSGFCFDNELNRHKVYLNTYQISSKLVTNADYLEFIEAGGYQDFRYWHAEAWDWVKTTQVTAPMYWHNIDGEWHVYTFRGLEPVHLHDSVGHISFYEAYAYASWKGMRLPTEFEWEAAAPQFKWGKSWEWTESAYLPYPGFSKAPGAIGEYNGKFMVNQKVLRGASEATPPGHERITYRNFFHPNLRWHFTGIRLAK
- a CDS encoding ABC transporter permease/substrate-binding protein — protein: MNEQQQTLWQFMHQQQDKLLAQTVQHIGLTIVSLIIAVIIGLPLGILIARKKQLSGTVLGIAGVLQTIPSIALLGFMIPLLGIGATPAIVALFLYALLPIIRNAYTGITGVDASVKEAAQAMGMSSGQILFKVELPLAMPVILAGIRTATVINVGVATLASYIAAGGLGEFIFGGISLNNSNMILAGAIPAALLAILFDVLLAVIQRTSFKKLKLIMYAAPVAVIVLAVIYVIPKTKTDKLTAGFTPEFMGRQDGNLGLQQKYGLKINTIVINDAVMYKAAYEKQIDVISGYSTDGRLKAYGLITLEDDKHIFPPYYAAPIVREDALKKYPELEAALDLLAGHITDSIMTDLNYRTDNLHQTPERVAKDFLVAQGLYKPSRNGQAGVIRIGSKVFGEQYILAAMYKMLIEGNTDYTTSAKTGLGGTKICFDALTNDQIDLYPEYTGTGLLVLLQPSAELLQQVGADKDKTYAYVKKQFADRYKISWLKPIGFNNAYALMMLKQRSNELGIKTISDLKRFLETN
- a CDS encoding ABC transporter ATP-binding protein; the encoded protein is MIKVQNLRKQYGRTVAVDDVSFEVGEGENLILLGTSGCGKTTTLKMLNRLIEPTSGQVLINDEDITLQKPELLRRNIGYVLQNTGLFPHYTISQNIAVVPKLLKWSNAQISQRTEELISKLHLPTDLLDKYPRQLSGGQQQRVGLARALMTDAPVLLMDEPFGALDNITRANIQSEFKQLDELQRKTIVMVTHDVQEAFELGDRIAIMDKGSIVQLGTPAELLFKPVNTFVSDFLRSQRLQLELKAVHLTDVWDLLPSAVEVSKTDLTIPSTANIWAAMEILERKHPQHLLIMPSPAHEPKTVTFDQLMSAWYQHQNTLTA
- the ftsY gene encoding signal recognition particle-docking protein FtsY — protein: MGLFDFFKKKDTTPQQQEALDTGLEKTKDSFFSKITKVIAGKSTVDDEVLDDLEEVLVTSDVGVTTTLKIIDRIQARVARDKYVSTADLNTLLRDEIQHLLAENNSNDFQNFEYGDHKPYVIMVVGVNGVGKTTTIGKLAHQLKQAGNKVVLGAADTFRAAAVDQILLWGERVGVRVVAQAMGSDPASVAYDTLRSAVSNGEDVVIIDTAGRLHNKVGLMNELTKIKNVMQKVIPNAPHEILLVLDASTGQNAIEQCKQFTEATAVNALALTKLDGTAKGGVVIGISDQFKIPVKYIGVGEGMNDLQLFDRKGFVDSLFKK
- a CDS encoding DUF4295 domain-containing protein; the protein is MAKKVVATLKTGKGKEYSKVITMIKSPKTGAYSFKEQMVHNDHVKDAISEAKA
- the rpmG gene encoding 50S ribosomal protein L33, which translates into the protein MAKKGNRVQVILECTEHKESGMPGMSRYITTKNKKNTTERLELKKFNPVLRKVTVHKEIK
- the rpmB gene encoding 50S ribosomal protein L28; the protein is MSRICDLTGKSPLNGHNVSNSNVKTNRKFYPNLKIKKFYIPEEDKWITLKVSTSAIKTISKNGITACINKFVKKGYI
- the acs gene encoding acetate--CoA ligase, which gives rise to MKINSFDHYHEVFKQSVEQPEQFWESIADTFQWRKKWDKTLEWNFKEPNIKWFQGGKLNITENCLDRQLDKNGDTPAIIWEPNDPTEDHRIITYKQLYDKVCQFANVLKNNGVKKGDRICIYMPMIPELAIAVLACARIGAVHSVIFGGFSAQSIADRIQDAQCNVVITADGGYRGAKDLPLKSVIDDALVQCPSVKRVIVLTRSHTPVSMIKGRDVWWEDEIRKVETQGNPDCPAEEMDAEDMLFILYTSGSTGKPKGVVHTCGGYMVYAGYTFDTAFQYQPGEVYFCTADIGWITGHSYIVYGPLTQGATAVMFEGVPTWPDAGRLWDIVEKFKVNILYTAPTAIRSLMSFGLDMVKDKDLSSLTKLGSVGEPLNEEAWHWFDENVGHGNCPIVDTWWQTETGGFMISPIANVTPLKPGYASLPLPGVQPILVDENGKEIEGNDVSGNLCIKFPWPGMLRTTYGDHERCRTTYFATYPDMYFTGDGSLRDADGYYRITGRVDDVLNVSGHRIGTAEVENAINMHSSVVESAVVGYPHDIKGQGVYAFVISPDKHENEELTRKDILMTVSRIIGPIAKPDKIQFVSGLPKTRSGKIMRRILRKIAEGDTSNLGDTSTLLDPSVVDEIKDGAL
- a CDS encoding alpha/beta hydrolase family protein, translating into MWRYTLILFFVAIGLRSQATTTGKWPSLVTGGSIQFSITEAKMPLKDFDGRIMTVVYLERLKLRKVGRNSIKNDVSWLLAQGYRVVELDYAHHQKAISPNINADIIAINDSISAGKFCGLHDCSQYRSYVLFEGYRLMRDVPYFVDDPKVYNTPKEYFKGDSLYMDIIYPANTRKQVPVVLSFSYSNSYATYDQAKGVLTDQNKHQRLKQAYTLAAFNDSFLEGAPGRGIAWAIADHPKYCPWGKGQPVNGRNDTYRSFEDGIDAARKVRSGIRTLRTIGKSIGLSGKIGIYGFSRGSTAGSMAIGDRKVPAIDTAGFNKETNAQVQAAALGPGVFDHTQIYNTINDGDANLETHCPWVWGELEKNRAVWERQGAAYLVNSSATAPVMFFHNTDDDHYYDDQIQHFKAKLSSLNVPVLSITNYGKGHSVPQTGEVLSQLYDFFEQYLK